From Flavobacterium alkalisoli, the proteins below share one genomic window:
- a CDS encoding RNA polymerase sigma factor encodes MIAKNDTITEPVTRKEVLEELYIKAFPAVAGYVGKMGGSLDEAKDIFHDALIVYMEKSYEGVEVTNESGYLLGIARHLWSKRFNQLTMVTDGEAVLPDNAYEYTEAVSSRLMKLLSTTGKKCMELLSAFYYEKLDMEKLANRFGFSGSRSATAQKYKCLEKVKDTVKSKSLQYEDFME; translated from the coding sequence ATGATTGCAAAAAATGATACAATAACAGAACCTGTAACCCGAAAAGAGGTGTTGGAAGAGCTATATATAAAGGCGTTTCCTGCAGTAGCAGGGTATGTAGGTAAAATGGGCGGTTCGCTCGATGAGGCAAAAGATATTTTTCACGATGCTCTTATAGTCTATATGGAAAAAAGCTATGAGGGTGTTGAGGTTACAAACGAGTCGGGATACCTGTTAGGTATTGCCCGCCATCTATGGAGCAAACGCTTTAACCAGTTAACTATGGTTACCGATGGTGAGGCCGTTTTACCCGATAATGCTTATGAATATACCGAGGCTGTTTCTTCAAGGCTGATGAAACTGCTTAGCACCACCGGAAAAAAATGTATGGAACTGCTTTCGGCTTTTTATTATGAAAAGCTGGATATGGAGAAGCTTGCCAACAGGTTTGGCTTTTCAGGAAGCCGTTCGGCTACGGCACAAAAGTATAAATGCCTTGAAAAAGTAAAGGATACCGTAAAATCTAAATCGCTGCAGTATGAAGACTTCATGGAATGA
- a CDS encoding AMP-dependent synthetase/ligase codes for MSNITRLFDFPYHQLEKYNLPDALVTKYGDEWVKTSTQEYVDKANAFSRGLLRLGVKKGDKIAVISSNNRTEWHIVDIGILQTGAQNVPVYPTISEDDQEFILNHSESVYCIVSDQELYDKINSVKHKVTGLKEIYSFNQIEGCKNWNEILELGKDESNQQEVEDIKNSITEEDLATIIYTSGTTGRPKGVMLSHKNIVSDVLMSAERVPFEAGKNRSLSFLPICHIYERMILYLYQYYGVSTYFAESIEKVSDNIKEATPDVITAVPRLLEKVYDKIIAKGSELTGIKRKLFFWAVEVGLEYEPYGANGAWYDFKLAIARKLIFSKWKAGLGGRLGLMVSGSAAIQPRLARVFAAAEIPVMEGYGLTETSPVIAVNDQRNAGFKIGTVGKPLNGLEVKIAEDGEILCKGPNVMMGYYKDEEKTKEVMTDGYFHTGDIGEIDKDGFLKITDRKKEMFKTSGGKYVAPQLIENAMKQSRFIEQIMVIGEGEKMPAAFIQPDFEFVKQWASRKGISVSSNEDIANNKEIHDRIQEEINDVNKKFGHWEQVKKFEITPEVWSVDGGEMTPTLKLKRKAVKEKYQKLYDKIYRTEGDR; via the coding sequence ATGAGCAACATCACCCGTTTATTCGACTTCCCGTATCACCAACTGGAAAAATACAATTTACCCGATGCACTTGTTACCAAATATGGTGACGAATGGGTAAAAACATCTACACAGGAATATGTGGATAAAGCCAATGCTTTTTCGCGCGGATTATTAAGACTGGGCGTAAAGAAAGGCGACAAGATAGCTGTTATATCCTCTAACAACAGGACCGAATGGCACATTGTTGATATAGGCATACTGCAAACGGGAGCTCAAAACGTACCTGTTTACCCTACCATAAGCGAAGACGACCAGGAGTTTATCCTTAACCATTCCGAATCGGTTTACTGTATCGTTTCCGATCAGGAACTATATGATAAGATAAACTCTGTTAAGCATAAAGTAACAGGACTAAAAGAAATCTATTCCTTTAACCAGATAGAAGGCTGCAAGAACTGGAACGAAATTTTGGAATTGGGTAAAGACGAAAGCAATCAGCAGGAAGTGGAGGATATTAAAAACTCCATAACCGAAGAAGATCTTGCTACAATTATTTATACATCGGGTACTACAGGAAGGCCTAAAGGTGTAATGCTTTCACACAAGAATATTGTTTCGGATGTATTGATGAGTGCCGAAAGGGTTCCGTTTGAAGCAGGTAAAAACAGGTCGCTTAGCTTCCTGCCTATTTGCCACATTTATGAAAGAATGATACTTTACCTTTACCAGTACTATGGCGTAAGTACCTACTTTGCCGAGTCTATTGAAAAGGTAAGCGATAATATTAAAGAAGCTACCCCCGATGTTATTACGGCGGTACCAAGGCTTCTTGAAAAAGTATACGACAAGATTATTGCTAAAGGAAGCGAACTTACAGGCATAAAACGCAAACTGTTCTTTTGGGCTGTTGAAGTGGGCCTTGAGTATGAGCCTTATGGTGCTAACGGTGCCTGGTATGACTTTAAGCTGGCTATTGCCCGTAAACTGATTTTCAGTAAATGGAAAGCAGGGCTTGGCGGCAGGCTTGGACTTATGGTAAGTGGTAGTGCTGCCATACAACCAAGGCTGGCACGTGTTTTTGCTGCTGCTGAAATCCCCGTTATGGAGGGTTACGGACTTACAGAGACTTCACCCGTAATTGCGGTAAACGACCAGCGTAATGCCGGATTTAAGATAGGAACCGTAGGTAAACCGCTTAACGGACTTGAAGTTAAGATTGCCGAAGACGGCGAAATACTTTGTAAAGGCCCTAACGTAATGATGGGGTACTATAAGGATGAAGAGAAAACCAAAGAGGTAATGACCGATGGTTATTTCCATACAGGAGATATAGGCGAAATAGACAAAGACGGATTCCTGAAGATTACCGACAGGAAGAAGGAAATGTTTAAAACTTCGGGAGGTAAATATGTAGCACCTCAGCTTATAGAAAATGCCATGAAGCAATCCCGTTTTATAGAGCAGATTATGGTTATAGGCGAAGGTGAAAAAATGCCTGCTGCCTTTATACAGCCTGACTTTGAGTTTGTAAAACAATGGGCTTCCCGCAAAGGAATTTCAGTAAGCTCTAACGAAGATATTGCCAACAATAAAGAGATACACGACAGGATACAGGAAGAAATTAACGATGTGAACAAGAAATTCGGTCACTGGGAGCAGGTTAAGAAATTTGAGATAACGCCCGAGGTTTGGTCGGTAGACGGAGGAGAAATGACTCCTACCCTAAAACTGAAACGTAAGGCCGTTAAGGAAAAATACCAGAAACTGTATGACAAGATATACCGCACCGAAGGTGACAGGTAA
- a CDS encoding DUF4421 family protein: MTLRNFIYAVLLLCPTITLGQVKTDTAYIADYPQRVMLSGFLSQSSVQLGKDEKDYIPNNPLRAGVGISIKNTVINFSYSFGIAPLEQDGKGKTKSSDLQIHHYGRYFVLDLFYQKYKGFYNDAEGDETTLYPDMYVRNLGAEFAYIFKGDKFSAKAAFQQNEIQLKSVGSFILGGGAYFFKVNPGGVLWETENSLKNVQFGINGGYAYSWVIDERWMATGILTVGVNVGNDPHLLSDWKIEAYPTAFGRGGLIYHKNDWALAATFLVNNKLMYTEDDGELSFTGINFQLSFVKHIDF; this comes from the coding sequence ATGACCTTGCGAAACTTTATTTATGCTGTTTTACTCCTTTGTCCCACTATTACTTTAGGGCAGGTAAAAACCGACACAGCTTATATAGCCGATTACCCTCAAAGAGTAATGCTTTCGGGGTTTTTAAGTCAAAGCAGCGTACAGTTGGGCAAAGATGAAAAAGATTATATTCCTAATAACCCTTTAAGGGCAGGGGTGGGTATTTCAATAAAAAATACAGTAATCAATTTTAGTTACAGTTTTGGTATAGCTCCTCTGGAACAGGACGGGAAAGGTAAAACCAAATCATCAGACCTGCAGATACATCACTACGGCCGCTATTTTGTTTTAGATTTATTTTATCAGAAATACAAAGGCTTTTACAATGATGCAGAAGGGGATGAAACAACACTTTATCCGGATATGTATGTGCGAAATTTAGGTGCTGAGTTTGCCTACATTTTTAAGGGAGATAAGTTTTCTGCCAAAGCAGCCTTTCAGCAAAATGAGATACAGCTTAAATCTGTAGGGAGTTTTATTTTAGGTGGAGGGGCTTACTTTTTTAAGGTAAACCCCGGCGGAGTGTTATGGGAAACAGAAAACAGTCTTAAAAACGTTCAGTTTGGTATTAATGGCGGATATGCTTACAGTTGGGTAATTGATGAACGATGGATGGCAACAGGTATCCTTACAGTAGGTGTAAATGTAGGGAATGATCCGCATTTGCTTTCTGACTGGAAAATAGAGGCTTACCCAACTGCTTTTGGGCGTGGCGGATTAATATATCATAAAAATGACTGGGCGCTGGCAGCAACTTTTTTAGTAAATAATAAACTTATGTACACCGAAGACGACGGTGAATTAAGCTTTACTGGTATTAATTTCCAGTTGTCGTTTGTAAAGCATATAGATTTTTAA
- a CDS encoding ATP-dependent Clp protease proteolytic subunit, which produces MDKKEFRNYAVKHHRINSLYVDKYISRAEAYASPKALTPYIMEERQLNITQLDVFSRLMMDRIIFLGEQVEERNANIIQAQLLFLQSLDAKKDIQLYVNSPGGSVYAGFGIYDTMQYITPDVATICTGVALSMGSVLLCAGAAGKRSALKHARVMIHQTSSGAQGTAADMDISIRQVLKIQEELYQIIAKHSGQEYETISKNAERDYWMTAEEAKAFGMIDEILER; this is translated from the coding sequence ATGGACAAAAAAGAATTTCGCAATTATGCGGTAAAACATCACAGGATAAACAGCCTGTATGTAGATAAGTACATAAGCAGGGCAGAGGCTTATGCAAGCCCTAAAGCCCTAACGCCCTACATTATGGAAGAGCGCCAGTTAAATATTACCCAACTGGATGTTTTTTCCCGACTAATGATGGACAGGATTATCTTTTTAGGGGAACAGGTAGAAGAACGTAATGCTAATATCATACAGGCTCAACTATTGTTTTTACAATCACTGGATGCCAAAAAGGATATTCAGTTGTATGTAAACTCTCCGGGCGGATCGGTATATGCAGGGTTTGGTATTTATGATACCATGCAGTATATAACCCCCGATGTGGCAACGATATGTACAGGAGTAGCCCTGTCTATGGGATCGGTATTATTGTGTGCGGGAGCAGCAGGAAAGAGGTCGGCATTAAAACATGCCCGTGTTATGATTCACCAAACCTCAAGCGGGGCACAGGGTACGGCTGCCGATATGGATATAAGCATACGCCAGGTGCTTAAAATTCAGGAGGAGTTATACCAGATAATCGCTAAGCACAGCGGACAGGAATATGAAACCATAAGCAAAAATGCCGAACGCGATTACTGGATGACAGCCGAAGAGGCTAAGGCTTTCGGTATGATTGATGAAATATTGGAGAGGTAA
- a CDS encoding DUF2071 domain-containing protein, whose translation MKISNLHGYIERRILINYTADPKVIQNLLPYPFRPKLQNGKAIVGICLIRLKNIRPKGLPQFIGVNSENAAHRFAIEWDENGETKGGVYIPRRDTSSTINAIAGGRIFPGKHYKAKFNVSEAGKHYALSFTSSDATFMNIEASETNEFNSESIFGDMETASAFLKGGSIGYTPCNSGLDSVILDTYTWQVKPLDITKVESSYFNDKNLFPEGSIQFDNALLMHNIEHEWRSIPKTI comes from the coding sequence ATGAAAATATCTAACCTTCACGGATATATAGAAAGGCGTATTTTAATTAACTATACTGCCGATCCGAAGGTAATACAGAATCTGCTTCCCTACCCTTTCAGGCCTAAACTGCAAAATGGTAAAGCTATTGTGGGTATTTGCCTAATCAGGTTAAAAAACATACGTCCTAAAGGATTACCACAGTTTATTGGGGTAAATTCTGAAAATGCTGCCCATCGCTTTGCTATAGAATGGGATGAAAATGGTGAAACGAAAGGAGGAGTTTATATACCCAGAAGAGATACCTCCTCTACCATTAATGCTATTGCCGGTGGAAGGATTTTTCCGGGCAAACATTATAAAGCTAAGTTTAATGTCTCGGAAGCGGGAAAACATTATGCCCTTAGTTTTACAAGCAGTGATGCCACTTTTATGAATATTGAGGCTAGCGAAACCAACGAATTTAATTCGGAGTCTATATTTGGCGATATGGAAACAGCATCAGCTTTTTTAAAAGGAGGCAGCATTGGTTACACACCATGCAATTCAGGGCTGGACAGTGTAATACTGGATACCTACACATGGCAGGTAAAACCCCTTGATATTACAAAAGTAGAATCGTCTTACTTTAACGATAAAAATCTTTTCCCCGAAGGATCAATACAGTTTGACAATGCCCTATTGATGCACAATATAGAGCATGAGTGGCGAAGTATACCAAAAACTATTTAA
- a CDS encoding NAD(P)-dependent alcohol dehydrogenase, producing MSTQSVKAYGTEAATADLKQLNINRRETTPKDVEIDILYCGVCHSDLHTARNDWGGTVYPAVPGHEILGRVTKVGSEVTKFKVGDLAAVGCIVDSCRECASCKEDLEQYCIPGFTGTYNGKDKHLKTQTFGGYSEKVVVDEHFVLRVPENLDLAGTAPLLCAGITTWSPLRHWNVGPDTKVAVVGLGGLGHMAIKLANALGANVTLFSRSPEKTQDALDLGAHEVVISTDKAQMKSVAGKFDVIIDTVPYVHDLNPYVGTLAVSGTIVVVGYLGGLEPLLNTVPMIMGRKSVAGSVIGGIAETQEMLDFCGKHNITSEVEVINIQDINEAYERMLKSDVRYRFVIDMASLKA from the coding sequence ATGAGTACACAAAGCGTTAAGGCATATGGTACAGAAGCTGCCACTGCCGACTTAAAGCAATTAAACATTAACCGAAGGGAAACTACACCTAAAGATGTAGAGATTGACATATTATACTGCGGTGTATGCCACTCTGATTTACATACGGCACGTAATGACTGGGGCGGTACTGTTTACCCTGCCGTACCGGGACACGAAATTTTAGGGCGCGTTACTAAAGTGGGTAGTGAAGTAACCAAATTTAAAGTAGGCGATCTTGCCGCTGTGGGCTGTATTGTAGACTCATGCCGTGAGTGTGCCAGCTGTAAGGAAGATTTAGAGCAATATTGTATTCCGGGGTTTACAGGTACTTACAACGGTAAAGACAAACACCTAAAAACACAAACCTTTGGAGGATACTCTGAAAAAGTTGTGGTAGACGAGCATTTTGTCCTTAGAGTACCGGAAAACCTTGACCTTGCAGGAACTGCTCCACTACTTTGTGCAGGTATTACAACATGGTCGCCATTACGCCACTGGAATGTAGGCCCTGACACTAAGGTAGCCGTTGTAGGACTTGGCGGACTTGGCCACATGGCTATTAAACTGGCTAATGCACTAGGCGCTAACGTTACCCTTTTCTCAAGGTCTCCGGAGAAAACTCAGGATGCACTTGACCTTGGCGCACACGAAGTGGTTATTTCTACAGATAAAGCACAAATGAAAAGTGTGGCAGGTAAGTTTGACGTTATTATAGACACCGTGCCTTATGTACACGATCTTAATCCGTATGTTGGTACGCTGGCAGTAAGCGGAACTATTGTAGTGGTAGGATACCTGGGCGGGCTTGAGCCGTTACTTAATACCGTACCTATGATTATGGGAAGAAAATCAGTAGCCGGTTCGGTTATTGGTGGTATTGCCGAAACACAGGAAATGCTTGATTTTTGCGGAAAGCATAACATCACTTCTGAAGTTGAGGTTATTAATATACAGGATATAAACGAAGCGTATGAGCGCATGCTGAAAAGTGATGTTAGATACCGTTTTGTTATCGATATGGCTTCTTTAAAAGCCTAA
- a CDS encoding winged helix-turn-helix transcriptional regulator gives MTAIKETSVIQENKQYALDICPVTYVMEKIGNYWKPIILYHLSKGPIRYSEIKRAIPAITEKVLIQHLKQLESDGLVIRKAKPVVPPYVTYTLSKSGKGLMPVIDAMASWAINERAKEGKQ, from the coding sequence ATGACAGCAATTAAAGAGACCTCTGTAATACAGGAAAACAAGCAGTATGCGCTTGATATTTGCCCTGTTACCTATGTAATGGAAAAAATTGGAAACTACTGGAAACCTATTATACTTTATCATCTTTCTAAAGGGCCTATTCGCTACAGCGAAATAAAAAGGGCTATTCCTGCCATAACCGAAAAAGTGCTTATACAGCATTTAAAGCAGCTGGAAAGCGACGGACTTGTAATACGAAAAGCCAAGCCGGTAGTACCGCCTTACGTGACCTATACGCTGAGTAAGTCGGGCAAAGGGCTAATGCCTGTTATTGATGCTATGGCAAGCTGGGCTATAAATGAAAGGGCGAAAGAGGGTAAACAGTAA
- a CDS encoding SDR family oxidoreductase, with translation MKITVTGSLGNVAKPLAESLIAKGHDVTIVSSSADRKQDIEKLEAKAAVGSVNDTAFLTNAFTGADAVFVMTPPNLGGTNVVANTTEAGKKLAQAIKDSGVKRVVMLSSIGADKPSGNGPIAGLHNIENMYNKISGVNFTFVRAGFFYYNFFNDIPLIKNAGITGANYAADIKMAMVHPRDIAAVVTEEITDLNSTNKIRYAISDIRTPQEVAAVLGSAIGKPELPWVQFTDEQLIEGMTQAGLPLDIAEMYTDMGRGLGNGHIQEHFNTTDGKATGKIKLEEFAKEFALKF, from the coding sequence ATGAAAATAACAGTAACAGGATCATTAGGAAATGTGGCTAAGCCTTTAGCCGAATCATTAATTGCCAAAGGACATGATGTAACCATTGTGAGCAGCAGTGCCGACAGAAAGCAGGATATTGAAAAACTGGAAGCTAAAGCAGCAGTAGGTTCGGTTAACGATACGGCATTTTTAACCAATGCCTTTACAGGAGCCGATGCCGTTTTTGTAATGACTCCACCTAACCTTGGCGGTACCAACGTAGTGGCAAATACTACAGAGGCAGGTAAAAAACTGGCTCAGGCTATTAAAGATTCAGGTGTAAAACGTGTAGTGATGCTTAGCAGTATAGGTGCCGACAAACCAAGTGGTAACGGACCAATAGCCGGATTACATAACATTGAGAATATGTACAATAAAATTAGCGGCGTAAACTTCACTTTTGTGAGGGCAGGTTTCTTTTACTACAACTTCTTTAATGATATTCCGCTTATTAAAAATGCGGGTATTACAGGTGCTAACTATGCTGCCGATATTAAAATGGCAATGGTACACCCAAGGGACATTGCTGCCGTTGTAACGGAAGAGATTACAGACCTTAACAGCACAAACAAAATACGCTATGCAATAAGCGATATACGCACTCCGCAGGAAGTGGCTGCCGTTTTAGGTTCTGCCATAGGGAAGCCGGAACTGCCATGGGTACAGTTTACCGACGAGCAGCTTATTGAAGGGATGACACAGGCAGGCCTGCCGCTGGATATTGCCGAAATGTATACCGATATGGGACGTGGTTTAGGCAACGGCCATATACAGGAACATTTTAATACCACCGATGGTAAGGCTACAGGAAAAATTAAGCTTGAGGAATTTGCCAAAGAGTTTGCTCTTAAATTCTAA
- a CDS encoding RNA 2'-phosphotransferase: MLSEKENTRISKFLSLVLRHQPEHINLSLNTNGWAKVEELITLSANAGVVFSFDELKHIVETNNKKRFAFNEDCTLIRASQGHSVAIDSGYTAQEPPEVLYHGTAIKNLDSILANGLNKGNRLHVHLSSDKATAVNVGSRHGKPVVLEVMALQMHKDGFHFYLSDNKVWLTDSVPVKYLKMPAL, encoded by the coding sequence ATGCTTAGCGAAAAGGAAAACACCCGTATAAGTAAGTTTTTAAGCTTGGTGCTCAGGCACCAGCCGGAACATATTAACCTTAGCCTTAATACCAATGGTTGGGCAAAAGTTGAAGAGCTTATAACGCTTTCGGCAAATGCAGGGGTTGTTTTCTCTTTTGATGAACTAAAACATATTGTTGAAACCAATAATAAAAAGCGCTTTGCCTTTAATGAGGACTGTACGTTAATACGTGCCAGTCAGGGGCATTCGGTAGCCATAGACAGCGGTTATACCGCACAGGAACCGCCCGAAGTTTTGTATCATGGTACCGCTATCAAAAACCTTGATTCTATACTGGCAAACGGACTTAACAAAGGCAACAGGCTACACGTACACCTTAGCTCAGATAAGGCTACAGCAGTAAATGTAGGCAGCCGTCACGGTAAACCTGTAGTGCTGGAGGTAATGGCATTGCAAATGCACAAAGACGGATTTCATTTTTATCTTTCAGACAACAAAGTTTGGTTAACCGATAGTGTTCCTGTAAAGTATTTAAAAATGCCTGCCCTGTAA
- a CDS encoding 3-hydroxyacyl-CoA dehydrogenase/enoyl-CoA hydratase family protein has protein sequence MKRTIKKAAVIGSGIMGSAIAAHFANIGVEVLLLDIAPKELTEAEKKKGLTLDDKVVRNRIVNEHLANSLKSKPSPIYHQKFASRISTGNIDDDLPKIANCDWVIEVVVERLDIKQKVFEQIEKYRKPGTLITSNTSGIPIHFMSEGRSEDFQKHFCGTHFFNPPRYLKLFEIIPGPKTSQEVLDFLNNYGEQYLGKTSVVAKDTPAFIGNRIGIYGIMSLFHQVKEMGLTVEEVDKLTGPVIGRPKSATFRTVDVVGLDTLVHVANGIYENCPNDEVHELFKVPGFIDTMMEKKWLGSKTGQGFYKKVDKDILSLDLDTMEYRPQKKASFATLELTKTIDKPINRFKVLVKGTDKAGEFYRKNFTGMFAYVSNRIPEITDDLYKIDDAMKAGFGWENGPFEIWDAIGVEKGIELMKAEGLAPAAWVNDMLASGNTSFYTVKEGNTYYYDIASKSQKKIPGQDAFIILNNIRESKKVWSNSDAIIQDLGDGILNLEFQSKMNTIGGGVLQGINKAIDLAEKEYDGLVIGNQAANFSVGANIGMIFMMAVEQEYDELNMAIKMFQDTMMRVRYSAIPVVVAPHGMTLGGGCEMSMHADKVVAAAETYIGLVEFGVGVIPGGGGSKEMALRAADTFRKNDVELNVLQEYFLTIGMAKVSTSAYEAYDLGILQHGKDVVVVNKDRQIAEAKKHAKLLAEAGYTQPVKRNDVKVLGKQALGMFLVGTDSMEAGHYISEHDKKIANKLAYVMAGGDLSEPTLVTEQYLLDLEREAFLSLCGERKTLERIQHMLTKGKPLRN, from the coding sequence ATGAAACGCACTATTAAAAAGGCGGCCGTAATAGGCTCCGGTATTATGGGATCAGCAATTGCTGCCCATTTTGCCAATATAGGTGTTGAGGTTCTTTTGCTGGATATTGCACCAAAAGAACTTACGGAAGCCGAAAAGAAAAAAGGGCTAACGCTGGACGATAAGGTAGTAAGAAACAGAATTGTTAACGAGCACCTTGCCAACTCCCTTAAATCGAAACCCTCCCCTATTTACCACCAGAAATTTGCATCAAGGATATCTACCGGTAATATAGATGACGATCTTCCTAAAATTGCCAATTGCGACTGGGTAATTGAAGTAGTTGTAGAAAGGCTTGACATTAAACAAAAAGTATTTGAACAGATAGAAAAATACCGTAAACCGGGAACACTTATCACATCAAATACCTCGGGTATCCCTATCCACTTTATGAGCGAAGGGCGCAGCGAGGACTTCCAGAAACATTTTTGCGGAACACACTTCTTTAATCCGCCACGATACTTAAAACTCTTTGAAATTATACCGGGTCCTAAAACTTCACAGGAAGTACTGGACTTTTTAAATAACTATGGTGAGCAGTACCTTGGTAAAACATCGGTAGTTGCTAAAGACACCCCTGCTTTTATAGGTAACCGTATTGGTATCTATGGCATTATGAGCCTTTTCCACCAGGTTAAGGAAATGGGCTTAACCGTAGAGGAAGTAGACAAACTTACAGGTCCGGTTATTGGCCGCCCTAAGTCGGCTACCTTCCGTACGGTAGATGTGGTAGGCCTTGATACTCTTGTACATGTTGCAAACGGTATTTATGAGAACTGTCCTAACGATGAGGTTCACGAACTGTTTAAAGTTCCGGGCTTTATCGACACCATGATGGAAAAAAAATGGCTGGGAAGCAAAACCGGACAGGGCTTTTACAAAAAAGTGGACAAAGACATCCTTTCTTTGGATTTAGACACTATGGAGTACCGCCCGCAAAAGAAAGCTTCTTTTGCTACCCTGGAGCTTACCAAAACTATAGATAAGCCTATAAACCGCTTTAAGGTGCTGGTAAAAGGTACTGATAAGGCAGGCGAATTTTACCGCAAGAACTTTACAGGTATGTTCGCTTATGTTTCTAACCGCATACCGGAAATCACCGACGACCTTTACAAAATAGACGATGCCATGAAAGCCGGATTTGGCTGGGAAAACGGTCCGTTTGAAATATGGGATGCCATAGGTGTTGAAAAAGGTATCGAACTTATGAAAGCCGAAGGGCTTGCTCCGGCAGCATGGGTTAACGATATGCTGGCATCGGGCAATACAAGCTTCTACACTGTAAAAGAAGGAAATACTTATTACTACGACATTGCATCAAAATCCCAGAAAAAAATTCCGGGTCAGGATGCATTTATCATACTTAACAACATTCGCGAAAGCAAAAAGGTATGGAGCAACAGCGATGCCATCATACAAGACCTTGGCGACGGTATCCTTAACCTTGAGTTCCAGTCTAAAATGAATACCATTGGCGGTGGTGTGCTTCAGGGCATAAACAAAGCCATAGACCTTGCCGAAAAAGAATATGACGGCCTTGTTATAGGTAACCAGGCAGCCAACTTCTCGGTAGGTGCTAATATTGGTATGATATTCATGATGGCTGTAGAACAGGAATATGACGAGCTTAATATGGCTATAAAAATGTTCCAGGACACTATGATGCGTGTACGCTACTCGGCTATACCGGTAGTGGTTGCCCCTCACGGTATGACATTGGGCGGAGGCTGTGAAATGAGCATGCATGCCGATAAGGTTGTGGCTGCTGCCGAAACCTACATCGGGCTTGTTGAATTTGGCGTTGGGGTTATCCCGGGCGGTGGCGGATCTAAAGAGATGGCGCTTCGTGCAGCCGACACATTCCGTAAAAACGACGTAGAACTTAACGTACTACAGGAATACTTCCTTACCATAGGTATGGCAAAGGTTTCAACTTCGGCTTACGAGGCTTACGATCTTGGTATCCTTCAGCATGGTAAAGACGTGGTTGTTGTAAACAAAGACAGGCAGATTGCCGAAGCTAAAAAACATGCTAAGCTTCTTGCCGAAGCGGGTTACACACAACCGGTGAAACGTAACGATGTAAAAGTACTTGGCAAACAGGCACTGGGTATGTTCCTTGTAGGAACCGACAGTATGGAAGCAGGACATTACATCTCTGAACACGATAAGAAAATTGCCAACAAACTGGCTTATGTTATGGCCGGTGGCGACCTTAGCGAACCTACACTGGTTACAGAGCAGTACCTTCTTGATTTAGAAAGAGAGGCATTCCTGTCACTATGTGGTGAAAGAAAGACTCTGGAACGTATTCAGCACATGTTAACTAAAGGGAAACCGCTTCGTAACTAA
- a CDS encoding MarR family winged helix-turn-helix transcriptional regulator — translation MKDKTIDYILRATWQAVARMYNEEAGKYGATMSIGFALLSIDKEKGISSTALGPQMGMEATSLTRTLKSMEEKGLIVRKKNPVDGRGVIIHLTKLGREKRELSKEVVLKFNEAVKQRLSQQKLDHFVEVAEVINELISEKQIYAGEENEAEKTVTK, via the coding sequence ATGAAAGACAAAACTATAGATTACATCCTTAGGGCAACCTGGCAGGCAGTAGCAAGAATGTACAACGAAGAGGCAGGTAAATATGGTGCAACAATGTCCATTGGGTTTGCTTTGCTTTCCATAGACAAAGAGAAAGGAATTTCTTCTACGGCATTGGGCCCGCAAATGGGAATGGAGGCAACCAGCCTTACGCGTACTTTAAAATCAATGGAAGAAAAAGGACTTATTGTCCGTAAAAAAAATCCTGTAGACGGCCGTGGGGTTATTATTCACCTTACCAAACTGGGCAGGGAAAAAAGAGAACTCTCTAAGGAAGTAGTACTAAAGTTTAATGAGGCAGTAAAACAACGCCTGTCTCAACAAAAGCTGGATCACTTTGTTGAGGTGGCCGAAGTAATAAACGAGCTCATCTCAGAAAAGCAGATATATGCCGGCGAAGAGAATGAAGCAGAAAAAACAGTAACAAAATAA